CAAATTTCTCGCACCCTAGCCTACCCGTGGCTATgccgagggtgcaccgggacctagTACTTCCTCCACTAATTACCTACCAAGAACCTAGAATCCTTTGCCACTTACCAGAGATTTCACAACAATTTACCTTAGAATTTATCCCGACCACCTATctaaatcttaatcctaaccttgacctttagccttattccctaaccttaaccggAGTCTTTATCCCGACCACTGACctaaatcttaatcctaaccttaaccttaacccacctaaccctaacccaacaacGAAAAATCTTGCCTATCTTAACGCCAACCGAACAACAAAAAATCTTGCCTGTCCTAACGCCAACCGCACAACGAAAAATCTTGCCTATCTTAACGCAAACCGAGCAACGAAAAATCTTGCCTATCTTAACGCCAACCGAACAACGAAAAATCTTTCCTATCCTGACGCCAACCGAACAACGAAGAATAATGATGAAAACTACCTAAACAACTATACGGGTAAACCAACCATGGAAACCTTATATAAAGAAAGGGTTCTTGATGGATTATGGGACGTACCCGAgagttctatgtcgtataggctttgCCTTTTAAGGCtttcgctattgggttatccctaggcgtgagccgtagcactgaaaaatttgtaatccccgcccaccaacagcgtgggcctcaataacgtccgcgtgcggcgtgcctcaacgacgacCGCATTTCGCAGacatagtcgggcgccggcggacgttctgctcccgtTTTCCTCAGCGTTCCTAGCATACTGAAAGATACGAACATGGACTCCAGGACGGTCACCATCTGCAAGCAATGTaacacgggttacatcttgcctCATGACGGCCATTTTGTGTTTGGTGACCATGTTGTATgtgtttagaatgatattgttacgtattttaagcacataagctgcccccacatagccgcTGGGAAGCAGGATTGAACAGACAAGCTGcataaccctcacatagccactaggaagcaggatcgaacacataagctgcaataagtactccagccacagatggcagcacctttagacaagcGTGGAGGGAGGAACTATTACGTCgcaccggccacgcccacttgaccctatcaagctcgacagagagattggagtGCAGAGCTGTTAGCCAGACCCGCAGAGAGCCTGAGTCTCGAAGTAGCTCTACGGTATTTCgctcacacgcgttagatacaattacctcccttctgcttcatagttaccgtaccaaaatgaaccaacgaagacggaggactactctaaTGTAAGTTTTTTTGCTTTAatcaaaacgaaacaatgttaaaatacatggtactatgctgtgtatgaggtgtgattttcacaaaattgtacatgggggggggggtggggggtcaatggcagctatatgaaggaagttagctagaactccaaaacttcgcacacctgtctaaggagcctagagcaccttccacaccaaatatcgttaatacccctttttccctcgccgagtggcacaaatttttcccttgccgagtggcacagatttgaacatttcaaattcaattttctataccaaaccaagccaccaggtggccagaacttggcacagacgtagccctgatccatagctaccaccccatagggttcatattcccacgcccctctccctgttcccatggcaacgcttttaggtgttttccaatgttaaaaaaagttgccactaggggcgccaaattccctcccttctgcttcatagttaccgtaccaaaatgaaccaacgaagacggaggactactctaaggtaagttttttgctttattcaaaacgaaacaatgttaaaatacatggtactatgctgtgtatgaggtgcaggttattttgtaattgtttcagcatttcctggggttgtgcggtgtatggaacacaggaatttgccaatttcaaaaatatcgcccacaatagggactagggcatgtagaggggccccagggctaccacgggcactattcagaattcccacgctccgctgttcctttaaatcgcttcacttcaaatttttaaaatcaagattgcagtaccccaaaaagtccgctggggctagagctatccgagggtggtctcggaattcccacgccccgctgtttgcccgagctaggtccaaaaaaacgtttttgaaaagtgggaagttgcccttaacctaaccctaacccattagcaaacgactcaaaatggcctaaaacgtgctcctagacactttctgtgggaactttttttgactccacacgtggTCAAATTTTCAAAAGattttacatggggggggggggtcaatggcagctatatgaaggaagttggctagaactccaaaactttgaattaaaacttaaaagatagaacgcttcacgaatttgcgtgtcatccttgcgcCACCGGAATGTTGTTGTGCTCCACACCTGTGTTTCACTTTTTTCACTTGCTCCCCCGCCCTGGCAGAAAAACCGCTCCTGTCTGATTGGTCTGTTTCATTTACTGGGCCAAAACCATGCATGGTTTGATTGGACTGTTTCATTTACATCATGAgacgtgattggctgccggCGGGGAGCGCAAGTTATCATAAGCTCCTCCAGCCGAAAAAATGTCATTACTTTGACAGTTTTCAACCGTCACTAGTTTTCGTTCACTACCATCACGTAAGTAAATGACTAGAATCGTGAAAACTGCATTAAAATGTGAATAGACGACTCTGTtatatgtggtataaaggctgggactaATTCCGAATTATAAATATTGGTGAAAGTACGGTGCTTTGCGCTTCCCATTCAAACGAATGGCGCGGCGAATGCTTctggtaaatcgtgaaaaatgcataaaaatgtGAACAGACGACTCGGTTATATTCTATAGAccatagtgtgtatgtggtataaaggctgggacgaatttcgaattataaatgaGTAAAACGAATTGTTGAAAGTACGGAGCTTCCCGCTTCCCATTCAAACGCATTGCGCGACGGTTAGCCTTCTCAACGAGTGCTGctggtaaatcgtgaaaaatgcataaaaatgcGAACAGGCgactcggttatatgctatagagtccatattgtgtatgtggtataaaggctgggacgaatttcgaattataaataagtaaaacGGATTGTTGAAAGTAGGCCTACGGAGCTCGCGCTTCCCATTCAAACGCATTGCGAGTGCTGctggtaaatcgtgaaaaatgcattagtGTAATTGTGATATAAAGGCTGGTCTAAATGTGAAATTATTAATGTGTGATTTCGGTGTTTGAAACGCAACCGCGATTTGCATAGGAGAGGTGTTAATAGTGGGGGGGAGAGCAACAGGTTAAAGGCTAAACCTAATGGTCTCTTGACATTAACGTTGACAGTATTAGCCTAACACCCCTAATGGTTATAGGCCTCTTTTTGTATATTGGGTAAAAAAAACCTCTAATTTGCCAaaattgagtgataggttatacaattaagaataaacaacggtgggcctcttcatgactaatttatatatatttttaattcaataatgttattgttattatttatttattttaataaacctTAATTCTtgggcccgcccccccccccccccccccccgcccccccccccccccccccccccccccccccaggtacttgGTCCGCTAAGCACTATGCGTACTatgcgtatagggagcggcgggcctgccTAATGGGCTGATCTCCTGACATTAACATTGTTATCAACATTGTTAACTTAACACCCAATTAGTACATTGTAATACACTTCACTgacttgttttgtttcttcttgTCTTTCAGAAAATGTCTTTTGCTCCCCTTTTCCGGTTCGAACCCTCTTCCTCCGAGCTCACCCTTCGCCCCTCTGATGCCGCTGACGCAGTGGCAAGCAAACGCCAGGCCTCTACCACTGGGTCTCAGGTGAAGAGGAGTGATGTGGTTCGAGCCGAGGCGAGGGCCAGAGCCCTGCAGAAGGGTGGCATGTCAGGCGAGTTTGTGGCCTGTACCGTGGCCAAACTTTCCAGTGGCTGCTGGGAAATGCGGTGGGGTACGCCGTCACCATCTTGGCGTCCCAcaccagatggagagagagggaggggacaccAGCAAGTCGCCCCTCATGGAGAACAAGGACGCCCTCGCCTCCTACGCCGGGATGTTCCCACCCATGGTGACGGCCGTCGCCAGGCGTAGGTTGTGCAAGGGCTCCGCGTTTTCCAGGGGGCTGGACGACGCGCTGGTGGGGTTCGGGGTGCATTCGCACCGGACCTACAAGTCCCTGTATGGCGCGCGGGACCAAGAGAGTCGAAcgtaagtagtgtgtgtgtgtgtgtgtgtgttgattttatgtgtgtgttgattttgtgtgtgtgtgtgtgctgattttgtgtgttttttctttgctcTACTACAGCGAGGCCCGGGCTCGCGCCACTGTGCCCGGGCGGGGGGGCGAGGCGCTTGTTGGCTTCGGGCAGTTCAAGGAGGACATCCTGAAGGACCTGTATGACTCCAAGGAGAAGGAGCGTCAGAAGTAAGTCATATTGTGGTGAAGGGCAGTGGAGACGGTGCTGTgacatgtttatatttaatatttatatatagttgATTTTCGATCATTGTCTTGCAGCTACGTCAAGTGGCTACGGCGGAAGGACCCGCAGCCTGGGAGCTCCATGGACGTCGCCATAAAGTACATTCTGGGCCGAGAAAAGGAGCGGTCGGCGGAGGCGGCTGCTACACCCCCTCcgcccgccagcagcagcaccagcagcggccccagcaccaccaccagccaggcCGCTGCTTCCACCGTGCTGCCGCCCCGCAAGCCGACCGCTCCCAATTTCTCGGCCCTTGTGCGGGGGCGTCCGATGGGCCCCAGGGAGCTGCAGGCCCAGATCAGGAAACTGATTAACCCACCAGCACGGCCTGCAGCTCCAGGTCGgtagctctttctttctctttcacacaACAGAGGTTGAGTGTATACGATTTACTAACCgttgccgcccccccccccatagcggTGTCTTCCCTCAGAGACCAGCGCCCCTCGGTTCCGCCGCCCCCCACCACAGAGGTGACGGACGAGGAGCTGGTCCGGATGGTCACTGACGTAGAAATGGGTAACTGACACCACACTGGACGCGTGACACTGTAACATCTGCCTTGGCTATCTATTCTTGAGTCAGTATGTTTGCATTAACTGTAACTTTTTCATTTGCTGGTCGCTAAAGCTGATGCCTGAAGGATAAAGGTAGGTTTATCAGGTGATGTAGCCGTCTTTGTAGATGGTAGACGCGCCGACGACCTCGTGGCGTCTCCGTGGAGGAGACGCCATGCGGGGAGGTCACCCTGGCACCGGagccgaagaagaagaggaggaagacgacgacgacgggCGACATGGAGCAGCCGGCAACGCCCACTCCTGCTCTGGctgaggtacagacacacacccgtcgtactcacagacacacgacTCGGTGGAGACGACCGTCAGACTGCGTACGCAGCAGCGCTCGGCCTCCTcacggtgtgtttgtctgtgttgtcttcgtcctcctcacggtgtgtttgtctgtgttgtcttCGTCCTCCTCACAGACCCGGTTGC
The window above is part of the Gadus morhua chromosome 20, gadMor3.0, whole genome shotgun sequence genome. Proteins encoded here:
- the LOC115532851 gene encoding uncharacterized protein LOC115532851 codes for the protein MWFEPRRGPEPCRRVACQASLWPVPWPNFPVAAGKCGGVRRHHLGVPHQMEREGGDTSKSPLMENKDALASYAGMFPPMVTAVARRRLCKGSAFSRGLDDALVGFGVHSHRTYKSLYGARDQESRTEARARATVPGRGGEALVGFGQFKEDILKDLYDSKEKERQKELQAQIRKLINPPARPAAPAVSSLRDQRPSVPPPPTTEVTDEELVRMVTDVEMGDAMRGGHPGTGAEEEEEEDDDDGRHGAAGNAHSCSG